The proteins below are encoded in one region of Pseudonocardia sp. DSM 110487:
- a CDS encoding NAD(P)/FAD-dependent oxidoreductase: MARVVIIGGGFAGVWSAAGAALARGDADLHVTLVAPNEHMVLRPRLYEPEPDLAKVELSRILGPIGVEHVPATVSTIDTGRRMVVADGEEIGYDRLVLAAGSKLVRPDGLPGAERLFDIDTLDGARRLTDHLRDREDYSAVVVGAGFVGLEAATALVDRGRVLLVDRSPVVGHQLGPSPRAEIESALDELGIERRLGTTVAEVGDGYAVLTDGSRVEADAVVWSVGMRASELTRQVTGDLDHLGRVPVDRHLRALPDVFVAGDTAAAAFDADHTVMQACQHATPLGKVAGYNAAADLLGVPPRDFTPGPYVTCLDLGGAGGIFTRGWDRRVMASGADGAEIKRRINQAIHPPVDDAAAILAAADRVRIELPFFPRSEEVSAA, encoded by the coding sequence ATGGCCCGCGTTGTGATCATCGGAGGCGGTTTCGCCGGTGTGTGGAGCGCGGCGGGTGCCGCGCTGGCCCGCGGGGACGCGGACCTGCACGTCACGCTCGTCGCGCCGAACGAGCACATGGTGCTGCGCCCGCGCCTGTACGAGCCGGAGCCGGACCTCGCGAAGGTCGAGCTCAGCAGGATCCTCGGCCCGATCGGCGTCGAGCACGTGCCGGCAACGGTGAGCACGATCGACACCGGCCGCCGCATGGTGGTGGCCGACGGCGAGGAGATCGGCTACGACCGTCTCGTGCTGGCCGCGGGCAGCAAGCTCGTCCGGCCCGACGGCTTGCCCGGCGCGGAACGGCTCTTCGACATCGACACGCTGGACGGGGCCCGGCGCCTCACCGACCACCTGCGCGACCGGGAGGACTACTCAGCCGTGGTCGTCGGCGCCGGGTTCGTCGGCCTGGAGGCCGCCACCGCGCTGGTGGACCGGGGCCGGGTGCTGCTGGTGGACCGGTCGCCGGTGGTCGGGCACCAGCTCGGCCCAAGCCCGCGCGCGGAGATCGAGTCGGCGCTGGACGAGCTCGGCATCGAACGGCGCCTCGGCACGACCGTCGCGGAGGTCGGTGACGGCTACGCCGTCCTGACCGACGGCAGCCGCGTGGAAGCGGACGCGGTGGTCTGGTCGGTGGGGATGCGGGCCAGCGAGCTCACCCGGCAGGTCACAGGCGACCTCGACCACCTCGGCCGGGTACCGGTGGACCGTCACCTTCGCGCCCTGCCCGACGTGTTCGTCGCCGGGGACACCGCCGCGGCGGCGTTCGACGCCGACCACACCGTCATGCAGGCCTGCCAGCACGCCACCCCGCTTGGCAAGGTCGCGGGGTACAACGCGGCCGCCGACCTGCTCGGCGTGCCGCCGCGCGACTTCACCCCGGGCCCGTACGTCACCTGCCTCGACCTCGGCGGCGCCGGGGGGATCTTCACCCGGGGCTGGGACCGTAGGGTGATGGCCTCCGGCGCGGACGGCGCGGAGATCAAGAGGCGGATCAACCAAGCTATCCACCCGCCGGTCGACGACGCCGCCGCGATCCTCGCCGCCGCGGATCGCGTCCGCATCGAGCTCCCGTTCTTCCCCCGCTCAGAGGAGGTTTCCGCGGCATGA
- a CDS encoding Lrp/AsnC family transcriptional regulator: MRQILELLERDAQLSHDTIATMTGLPVAEVSEAIATWEASGAIRRYKAVVDWDAVDEDPTSETVTAFIDVSLAPARGVGFDDVATRIARFDEVRSVYLVSGTHDLRCTVIARTIRAVSDFVAQKLSTIDRVQSTATHFVLKTYKRDGDAFTEQEADHRLPVTP; the protein is encoded by the coding sequence GTGCGCCAGATCCTCGAACTGCTGGAGCGCGACGCCCAGCTCTCCCACGACACGATCGCGACGATGACCGGTCTGCCGGTCGCCGAGGTGAGCGAGGCGATCGCGACCTGGGAGGCGTCCGGGGCGATCCGCCGGTACAAGGCGGTGGTCGACTGGGACGCCGTCGACGAGGACCCGACCAGCGAGACGGTCACCGCGTTCATCGACGTCTCCCTCGCGCCTGCCCGCGGCGTGGGGTTCGACGACGTGGCCACGCGCATCGCCCGCTTCGACGAGGTCCGCAGCGTCTACCTGGTCTCGGGCACCCATGACCTGCGCTGCACGGTGATCGCCCGCACGATCCGGGCGGTCTCGGATTTCGTGGCGCAGAAGCTCTCGACGATCGACAGGGTGCAGTCGACGGCCACGCACTTCGTGCTCAAGACCTACAAGCGCGACGGCGACGCGTTCACCGAGCAGGAGGCCGACCACCGGCTGCCGGTGACCCCGTGA
- a CDS encoding aminotransferase class I/II-fold pyridoxal phosphate-dependent enzyme: protein MKALNSVIAACPPSGIRRFFDIAAEMDDVISLGVGEPDFVTPWRVREAGIYALERGYTTYTSNAGLPRLRELICADLAKRYGADYDPGDECLITTGVSEGLDLALRVLLNPGDEVIVPEPCYVAYEPCVAFAGGTPVRVPTRWEDGFAVDADVVAAAITPRTKAILIGSPANPTGAVQPRASLEGLVRLAEEHDLYLVSDEIYDRLTYTGGHTCLGTLPGARERTVLLGGFSKAHAMTGWRVGWICAPAPVAELAVRVHQYTMLCAPHVSQLAAVEALSAPDDEVDAMVADYDRRRRVFVKGLRETGLDCPEPGGAFYAFPSIRSSGMDSETFAERLLHAEHVAVVPGSVFGPSGEGHVRCSYATALPLLEEALVRIDRFLRTSQRNASR, encoded by the coding sequence GTGAAAGCGCTCAACTCCGTCATCGCCGCCTGCCCGCCGTCGGGCATCCGGCGCTTCTTCGACATCGCCGCCGAGATGGACGACGTGATCTCCCTCGGTGTCGGCGAGCCCGACTTCGTGACGCCGTGGCGCGTGCGCGAGGCCGGGATCTACGCCCTTGAGCGCGGCTACACGACCTATACCTCCAACGCCGGGCTCCCGCGGCTGCGCGAGCTGATCTGCGCTGATCTCGCGAAGCGCTACGGCGCCGACTACGACCCCGGCGACGAGTGCCTGATCACCACCGGCGTGTCCGAGGGCCTCGACCTCGCGCTGCGGGTGCTGCTCAACCCGGGCGACGAGGTGATCGTCCCCGAACCCTGCTACGTGGCCTACGAGCCGTGCGTCGCCTTCGCCGGCGGCACCCCGGTGCGGGTGCCGACCCGCTGGGAGGACGGGTTCGCCGTCGACGCCGACGTCGTCGCGGCCGCGATCACGCCCCGGACGAAGGCGATCCTCATCGGCTCACCGGCCAACCCGACCGGCGCCGTGCAGCCGCGTGCCTCGCTGGAGGGGCTCGTGCGCCTCGCCGAGGAGCACGACCTCTACCTCGTCTCCGACGAGATCTACGACCGGCTCACCTACACCGGCGGCCACACCTGCCTCGGCACGCTGCCGGGCGCCCGCGAGCGCACCGTGCTGCTGGGCGGCTTCTCCAAGGCCCACGCGATGACGGGCTGGCGGGTCGGCTGGATCTGCGCGCCCGCACCCGTCGCGGAGCTGGCGGTGCGCGTGCACCAGTACACGATGCTGTGCGCGCCGCACGTCTCGCAGCTCGCGGCCGTGGAGGCGCTGTCGGCGCCGGACGACGAGGTCGACGCGATGGTCGCCGACTACGACCGGCGCAGGCGAGTGTTCGTCAAGGGACTGCGCGAGACCGGCCTCGACTGCCCTGAGCCGGGCGGCGCGTTCTACGCCTTTCCCTCGATTCGCTCGTCCGGGATGGACTCGGAGACGTTCGCCGAGCGCCTGCTGCACGCCGAGCACGTGGCCGTCGTGCCCGGCAGCGTCTTCGGCCCGTCCGGCGAGGGCCACGTCCGCTGCTCCTACGCCACGGCGCTCCCCCTCCTGGAGGAGGCGCTCGTGCGGATCGACCGGTTCCTGCGCACCAGTCAGCGGAACGCCTCGCGGTGA
- a CDS encoding NAD(P)H-binding protein translates to MILVTGATGNVGRHVLAQLREAGAADVRALVRPGATHPHDGVDVATGRLDHPDGLDAALTGVGTVFLVWPFLTTDGAPAVLKAIGRHAQRVVYLSSIGVGGPEEPADPIFTLHADMERLIEASGLPHTVLRSDTLASNTLGWAEQIRGTGVVRGPLTAATAVVDPRDIAAVAVRALTDEAHVGATHLLTGPEVISRPEQVEAIGAAIGRELRFEEVPVPDARARMLADGRPPALVDALLSAAENRSTSTLVTSTVEDVTGSPPHSFARWARDHREAFR, encoded by the coding sequence ATGATCCTGGTGACCGGGGCCACGGGCAACGTCGGACGGCACGTGCTCGCCCAGCTCCGCGAGGCGGGCGCGGCCGACGTCCGCGCCTTGGTGCGGCCCGGGGCCACCCACCCGCACGACGGCGTCGACGTCGCGACCGGGCGCCTCGACCACCCGGACGGGCTGGACGCGGCGTTGACCGGGGTCGGGACGGTCTTCCTGGTGTGGCCGTTCCTCACCACCGACGGTGCGCCCGCCGTGCTGAAGGCGATCGGCCGGCACGCCCAGCGCGTGGTCTACCTGTCGTCGATCGGCGTGGGCGGACCCGAGGAGCCGGCCGACCCCATCTTCACCCTGCACGCCGACATGGAACGGTTGATCGAGGCGAGCGGCCTGCCGCACACCGTGCTGCGTTCGGACACCCTCGCCAGCAACACCCTCGGCTGGGCCGAGCAGATCCGCGGCACCGGCGTGGTGCGCGGCCCGCTCACCGCGGCGACGGCGGTCGTCGACCCGCGTGACATCGCCGCCGTCGCGGTCCGGGCGCTCACCGACGAGGCGCACGTGGGCGCGACCCACCTGCTGACCGGGCCCGAGGTGATCAGCCGCCCCGAGCAGGTCGAGGCGATCGGGGCGGCGATCGGCCGCGAGCTCCGGTTCGAGGAGGTCCCCGTCCCGGACGCGCGAGCGCGGATGCTGGCCGACGGCCGCCCGCCCGCGTTGGTGGACGCCCTGCTGTCGGCCGCCGAGAACCGGTCGACCTCGACGCTGGTGACCTCGACCGTCGAGGACGTCACCGGGAGCCCACCGCACAGCTTCGCGCGGTGGGCGCGCGATCACCGCGAGGCGTTCCGCTGA
- the aspS gene encoding aspartate--tRNA ligase, with the protein MMRSHPAGTLRAEHAGQSVTLAGWVARRRDHGGVIFIDLRDASGSAQVVFREGEMAERAHRLRAEFCVQVSGDVVRRPAGNENPDLATGQIEITATGLTVLSESAPLPFPVDEYSDANEEIRLKHRYLDLRRSGPAAALRLRSEANRIARTVLHERAFIEVETPTLTRSTPEGARDFLVPARLRPGSWYALPQSPQLFKQLLMVAGAERYYQIARCYRDEDFRADRQPEFTQLDIEMSFVEQDDVIELGEEIVAALWSELAGYEIPRPIPRLTYAEAMSRYGSDKPDLRFGVELTDLTEYFADTAFRVFQAPYVGAVVMPGGASQPRKQLDAWQEWAKQRGARGLAYVLVDDNGAVSDRGPVVKNLSEAEREGLPKAVGAAPGDAIFFAAGHPSDARDLLGAARGEVARRCGLVDESAWSFVWVVDAPLFERVRDDKGNEIGWTAVHHPFTSPNPEWIDRFEEAPDRALAYAYDIVCNGNEIGGGSIRIHRSDVQERVFALLGMDEAEQREKFGFLLDAFAYGPPPHGGIAFGWDRTCMLLSGGDSIRDVIAFPKTGGGFDPLTAAPAPITPEQRKEAGVDAVPPPAPAAASPAADEPPTKL; encoded by the coding sequence GTGATGCGCAGCCACCCCGCCGGCACTCTCCGTGCCGAGCACGCCGGTCAATCCGTGACACTCGCCGGGTGGGTGGCGCGCCGCCGGGATCACGGCGGCGTGATCTTCATCGACCTCCGCGACGCGTCCGGCTCGGCCCAGGTGGTGTTCCGCGAGGGCGAGATGGCCGAGCGTGCCCACCGGCTGCGCGCCGAGTTCTGCGTGCAGGTCAGCGGTGACGTCGTGCGCCGCCCGGCGGGCAACGAGAACCCCGACCTCGCCACCGGCCAGATCGAGATCACCGCCACCGGGCTCACCGTGCTGTCGGAGTCGGCGCCACTGCCGTTCCCGGTCGACGAGTACAGCGACGCCAACGAGGAGATCCGGCTCAAGCACCGCTACCTCGACCTGCGCCGCAGCGGCCCGGCGGCCGCGCTGCGGCTGCGGAGCGAGGCCAACCGGATCGCGCGCACCGTCCTGCACGAGCGCGCCTTCATCGAGGTCGAGACGCCCACGCTCACCCGCTCCACGCCAGAGGGAGCGCGCGACTTCCTCGTGCCCGCCCGGCTGCGTCCCGGCTCGTGGTACGCGCTGCCGCAGAGCCCGCAGCTGTTCAAGCAGCTGCTGATGGTGGCGGGCGCGGAGCGCTACTACCAGATCGCGCGCTGCTACCGCGACGAGGACTTCCGCGCCGACCGCCAGCCCGAGTTCACCCAGCTCGACATCGAGATGAGCTTCGTCGAGCAGGACGACGTGATCGAGCTCGGCGAGGAGATCGTCGCCGCGCTGTGGTCGGAGCTCGCCGGCTACGAGATCCCGCGCCCGATCCCGCGCCTCACCTACGCCGAGGCGATGTCCCGCTACGGCTCCGACAAGCCCGACCTGCGCTTCGGGGTGGAGCTCACCGACCTCACCGAGTACTTCGCCGACACCGCCTTCCGGGTGTTCCAGGCGCCCTACGTCGGGGCCGTCGTGATGCCCGGCGGGGCGAGCCAGCCACGCAAGCAGCTCGACGCGTGGCAGGAGTGGGCCAAGCAGCGCGGTGCTCGTGGCCTGGCCTACGTGCTCGTCGACGACAACGGGGCGGTCAGCGACCGCGGCCCGGTCGTGAAGAACCTGTCCGAGGCCGAGCGGGAGGGCCTGCCCAAGGCCGTCGGCGCCGCGCCGGGCGACGCGATCTTCTTCGCCGCAGGACACCCGTCCGACGCCCGCGACCTGCTCGGCGCCGCCCGCGGCGAGGTCGCCCGCCGCTGTGGGCTGGTCGACGAGAGCGCGTGGTCGTTCGTGTGGGTCGTCGACGCGCCGCTGTTCGAGCGGGTCCGGGACGACAAGGGGAACGAGATCGGCTGGACCGCGGTCCACCACCCCTTCACCTCGCCCAACCCGGAGTGGATCGACCGCTTCGAGGAGGCGCCGGACCGGGCGCTCGCCTACGCATACGACATCGTCTGCAACGGCAACGAGATCGGCGGCGGCTCCATCCGTATCCACCGCTCCGACGTGCAGGAGCGGGTGTTCGCCCTGCTCGGCATGGACGAGGCGGAGCAGCGGGAGAAGTTCGGCTTCCTGCTCGACGCGTTCGCCTACGGCCCGCCGCCGCACGGCGGCATCGCGTTCGGCTGGGACCGCACCTGCATGCTGCTCTCCGGTGGCGACTCGATCCGCGACGTGATCGCGTTCCCGAAGACCGGCGGCGGCTTCGACCCGCTCACGGCCGCCCCCGCGCCGATCACCCCGGAACAGCGCAAGGAGGCGGGCGTCGACGCGGTGCCGCCGCCCGCACCCGCCGCCGCGTCCCCGGCAGCCGACGAGCCGCCCACCAAGCTGTGA
- a CDS encoding gluconokinase, with amino-acid sequence MTRTLVVMGVSGVGKTSVADAIVSRTGWVFVEGDDLHTDANRAKMAAGTPLDDDDRWPWLRRIAAWIGEQEVAGRGAVVTCSALKRSYRDLLRDGHPSVRFVHLLAPRELIQNRVDNRRGHYMPPSLLTSQLATLEPLDPDEPGFGVDTDRSPDDVADDVLARLGDDQGGGQIGDQSSADAPSGRQTR; translated from the coding sequence ATGACTCGCACCTTGGTGGTGATGGGCGTCTCCGGGGTCGGCAAGACCTCGGTCGCCGACGCGATCGTCTCGCGCACGGGATGGGTCTTCGTCGAGGGCGACGACCTGCACACCGACGCCAACCGGGCCAAGATGGCGGCCGGCACCCCCCTCGACGACGACGACCGCTGGCCATGGCTGCGCCGGATAGCCGCCTGGATCGGCGAGCAGGAGGTAGCGGGCCGCGGCGCCGTGGTCACCTGCTCCGCGCTCAAGCGCAGCTACCGCGACCTCCTGCGCGACGGGCACCCCTCGGTGCGGTTCGTGCACCTCCTCGCCCCGCGCGAGCTCATCCAGAACCGGGTCGACAACCGCCGCGGCCACTACATGCCGCCCTCCCTGCTGACCAGCCAGCTCGCCACGCTCGAACCGCTCGATCCCGACGAGCCGGGCTTCGGCGTCGACACCGACCGGTCCCCCGACGACGTGGCCGACGACGTACTGGCCCGCCTCGGCGACGATCAGGGGGGCGGGCAGATCGGCGATCAGAGCAGCGCCGATGCGCCGAGCGGACGCCAGACGCGCTGA
- the sigJ gene encoding RNA polymerase sigma factor SigJ — protein MGRTGTLAEADWEAHRAAVFGAAYRILGTVAEAEDVTQEVWLRAAAADLSEVRDLRAWLVTVAARTSYNVLKSARVRRESYVGPWLPEPLLTGPDAGAQVLMDESVSTAMLVVMETLTPAERVALVLHDVFDLPFGEIAEVLGSTPAAGRKLASRARARIAAVGERPRASKAETQRVLEAFKAAADAGDMARLIALLHPEAVYVADGGGKVTAARRPVHGAEQIALLTVRQIEIRRPDAFRIVEVNGLPAMATYQAGELVWLDTAEISDGRITTFRRLVNPEKLARVGHT, from the coding sequence GTGGGGCGGACCGGCACGTTGGCGGAGGCCGACTGGGAAGCTCATCGTGCCGCGGTCTTCGGTGCGGCCTACCGGATCCTCGGCACCGTGGCGGAGGCCGAGGACGTGACCCAGGAGGTCTGGTTGCGCGCCGCCGCCGCCGATCTGTCCGAGGTGCGGGATCTGCGGGCATGGCTGGTGACCGTGGCCGCGCGGACGTCCTACAACGTGCTGAAGTCGGCGCGCGTCCGGCGCGAGTCCTATGTCGGGCCATGGTTGCCCGAACCACTGCTCACCGGCCCGGACGCGGGCGCCCAGGTGCTCATGGACGAGTCGGTGAGCACCGCGATGCTGGTGGTGATGGAGACCCTGACCCCCGCCGAGCGCGTCGCGTTGGTGCTGCACGACGTCTTCGACCTCCCGTTCGGTGAGATCGCCGAGGTGCTCGGCAGCACACCCGCCGCCGGCCGCAAGCTCGCCTCCCGTGCGCGGGCGCGGATCGCCGCGGTCGGGGAGCGGCCCCGGGCGTCGAAGGCCGAGACGCAGCGCGTGCTCGAGGCGTTCAAGGCGGCCGCCGACGCGGGGGACATGGCCCGGCTCATCGCGCTGCTCCACCCCGAGGCCGTCTACGTCGCCGACGGCGGCGGCAAGGTCACCGCCGCCCGCAGGCCGGTCCACGGCGCCGAGCAGATCGCGCTCCTCACGGTCCGGCAGATCGAGATCAGGCGCCCGGACGCCTTCCGGATCGTCGAGGTCAACGGCCTCCCGGCCATGGCGACCTACCAGGCCGGTGAGCTGGTCTGGCTCGACACCGCGGAGATCTCCGACGGGCGGATCACCACGTTCCGGAGACTGGTCAATCCCGAGAAACTCGCGCGCGTCGGTCACACATGA
- a CDS encoding SGNH/GDSL hydrolase family protein — translation MSVQPSTVPPPDPFRPHLSLVPSPRPRPVRTLVTLGDSTAAGLGDPLPGGGWRGFPVLLADALGARLVNPAVTGARMADVRGAQLPVALAAEPDVAVIFVGMNDTLRSDFDPVRLRGDLATTVGALRAAGAHVLLMRYHDHTRVFPLPGPLRRALWRRVVALNLAVDAVVADAGAGVGVLDLDGLPGGYEPAAWAIDRLHPSELGHRILAGGLAALLVGAGFAVPAQVSLQCGGGREVTGLHRAAWLVFKGVPWLVRRGRDLGPVIVQGLVGELRAGLTGRC, via the coding sequence GTGAGCGTGCAGCCGTCGACTGTGCCACCGCCCGACCCGTTCCGGCCCCATCTCTCCCTCGTCCCGTCGCCGCGGCCGCGCCCTGTCCGGACGCTGGTGACGCTCGGCGACTCCACCGCCGCCGGCCTCGGCGACCCGCTGCCCGGCGGCGGGTGGCGCGGGTTCCCCGTACTGCTGGCCGATGCGCTCGGCGCGCGGCTGGTGAACCCGGCCGTCACCGGCGCCCGCATGGCCGATGTCCGCGGGGCACAGCTCCCCGTGGCGCTCGCCGCGGAGCCGGACGTCGCGGTGATCTTCGTCGGGATGAACGACACCCTGCGCTCGGACTTCGACCCGGTCCGGTTGCGCGGCGACCTCGCCACGACGGTCGGCGCGCTGCGTGCGGCAGGTGCGCACGTGCTGCTGATGCGCTACCACGACCACACGCGGGTGTTCCCGTTGCCGGGGCCGCTGCGCCGGGCTCTCTGGCGGCGGGTGGTGGCGCTCAACCTGGCCGTCGACGCGGTGGTCGCCGATGCGGGCGCCGGGGTGGGCGTGCTCGACCTGGACGGGTTGCCCGGCGGCTACGAGCCCGCGGCGTGGGCGATCGACCGGTTGCACCCCTCCGAGCTGGGGCACCGGATCCTCGCCGGCGGTCTCGCCGCGCTGCTCGTCGGCGCCGGCTTCGCCGTGCCGGCGCAGGTGAGCTTGCAGTGCGGCGGCGGCCGGGAGGTGACGGGCCTGCACCGGGCCGCATGGCTGGTGTTCAAGGGTGTGCCGTGGCTGGTGCGCCGCGGCCGCGACCTCGGCCCGGTGATCGTCCAGGGGCTGGTGGGCGAGCTGCGGGCGGGGCTCACCGGCCGGTGCTGA
- a CDS encoding Rv2578c family radical SAM protein, which produces MASEFRWSGQQVLDEGIGAAPALPGMRGLLRSVRTPEFAGMVFHEVEAKSALNRVPAASRMPFTWTVNPYRGCSHGCVYCFARNTHTYLDLDAGADFDSQIVVKVNIGRVLERELRARRWRREPVAMGTNTDPYQRAEGRYRLMPGIIGALARSGTPFSVLSKGTVLARDLPQLAAAAADVPVSLGVSIALLDRPLQSRLEPGTPSPTARLELVRRITDAGLDCGVMVAPVLPMLTDSAEALDALFAQIRAAGASGASVIALHLRPGTREWFQAWLAREHPGLVEPYARLYRRGSYVDVDYRRMLSERVRPLLRKHGLERGVGMPRTPPEGPPRAVPAEQLALL; this is translated from the coding sequence ATGGCTTCCGAGTTCCGATGGAGCGGGCAACAGGTGCTCGACGAGGGGATCGGCGCCGCGCCGGCGCTGCCCGGGATGCGTGGCCTGCTCCGCTCGGTGCGCACGCCGGAGTTCGCCGGCATGGTCTTCCACGAGGTGGAGGCGAAATCGGCGCTGAACCGGGTGCCGGCCGCTTCGCGGATGCCTTTCACGTGGACCGTCAATCCGTATCGTGGCTGCTCACATGGGTGCGTCTACTGCTTTGCGCGCAATACGCACACCTACCTCGACCTCGACGCGGGCGCCGATTTCGACAGTCAGATCGTCGTGAAGGTCAACATCGGCCGGGTGCTGGAGCGCGAGCTGCGCGCGCGGCGATGGCGGCGGGAGCCGGTGGCGATGGGCACCAACACCGACCCCTACCAGCGCGCAGAGGGCCGCTACCGGCTCATGCCAGGGATCATCGGCGCGCTGGCGCGCTCGGGCACGCCGTTCTCGGTGCTCTCGAAGGGCACGGTGCTCGCCCGCGATCTGCCGCAGCTCGCCGCTGCCGCCGCCGACGTGCCGGTCTCGCTGGGGGTGTCGATCGCGCTGCTCGACCGGCCGCTGCAGTCGCGGCTCGAGCCGGGCACGCCGTCGCCCACCGCCCGGTTGGAGCTGGTGCGTCGCATCACCGACGCGGGCCTCGACTGCGGGGTGATGGTGGCGCCGGTGCTGCCCATGCTCACCGACTCCGCCGAGGCCCTCGACGCCCTCTTCGCGCAGATCAGGGCCGCGGGTGCCAGCGGTGCCAGCGTCATCGCACTGCACCTGCGGCCGGGCACGCGCGAGTGGTTCCAGGCCTGGCTGGCCCGCGAACACCCGGGCCTCGTCGAGCCGTACGCCCGCCTCTACCGCCGAGGCTCGTACGTCGACGTCGACTACCGCCGGATGCTGTCCGAGCGGGTCCGCCCCCTGCTGCGCAAGCACGGCCTGGAGCGCGGGGTCGGAATGCCCCGCACCCCGCCGGAGGGGCCGCCACGCGCAGTGCCCGCGGAGCAGTTGGCGCTCCTCTAG
- a CDS encoding DUF389 domain-containing protein, whose protein sequence is MLHMRVIASADQSDAVLDLLLAEPGATHVTVLPGAAVQPAGDVVEAAVAREAADDLLGRLCELGIDRTGGVTLEAIDTSLSDAADAAVEAAPGDPQDAIIWDEVVARTGEESRLSVSYQAFLTIACLLAAIGAITDSPVTVVGAMVLGPEFGPLAAVAVGLVLRRGDLVRRGAIALAAGFPLAMAVTAIGSVVLDAVGLLSTAGLADLSQVAFIYEVGPFSLIVALLAGAAGMLALTSAKSASLVGVFISVTTVPAAAFASVALVEGRYAQAMQSALQLAVNLVGIVIAAAVVLLLARSRSERGGRKLSAG, encoded by the coding sequence GTGCTGCACATGAGGGTGATCGCGTCCGCCGACCAGTCGGACGCGGTGCTCGATCTGCTACTGGCCGAACCGGGCGCCACCCACGTCACGGTGTTGCCGGGCGCCGCCGTCCAGCCCGCCGGTGACGTCGTGGAGGCCGCTGTCGCCCGCGAGGCCGCCGACGACCTGCTCGGGCGGCTCTGCGAGCTGGGCATCGACCGGACGGGCGGCGTGACGCTCGAGGCGATCGACACCAGCCTGTCCGACGCCGCCGACGCCGCCGTGGAGGCCGCACCCGGCGACCCGCAGGACGCGATCATCTGGGACGAGGTGGTGGCCCGCACGGGCGAGGAGTCCCGGCTGTCGGTGAGCTACCAGGCGTTCCTGACCATCGCGTGCCTGCTCGCCGCGATCGGCGCCATCACGGACTCGCCGGTCACGGTGGTGGGGGCGATGGTGCTCGGGCCGGAGTTCGGGCCGCTCGCCGCCGTCGCCGTCGGCCTCGTGCTGCGCCGCGGCGACCTCGTCCGCCGCGGGGCCATCGCGCTGGCCGCCGGGTTCCCACTGGCCATGGCGGTCACGGCCATCGGATCAGTGGTGCTCGATGCCGTCGGTCTGCTGTCCACCGCCGGGCTCGCCGATCTTAGCCAGGTCGCGTTCATCTACGAGGTCGGGCCGTTCTCGCTGATCGTCGCGCTGCTCGCGGGTGCGGCCGGAATGCTCGCGCTGACCTCCGCCAAGTCCGCGTCGCTCGTCGGGGTGTTCATCTCGGTGACGACCGTTCCCGCCGCCGCGTTCGCCTCGGTCGCGCTGGTCGAGGGCCGGTACGCGCAGGCGATGCAGTCCGCGCTCCAGCTCGCTGTCAACCTCGTCGGCATCGTCATCGCCGCGGCTGTGGTGCTCCTGCTCGCGCGCAGCCGGTCGGAACGCGGCGGGCGAAAGCTGTCCGCGGGGTAG